In the Telopea speciosissima isolate NSW1024214 ecotype Mountain lineage chromosome 2, Tspe_v1, whole genome shotgun sequence genome, one interval contains:
- the LOC122650781 gene encoding UPF0481 protein At3g47200-like — translation MASMNARASISIERSEKRKVIMENPNEASRGSSSTAPAIIVDERERSTVVMERPPKWLLPILIELETHQFETKEHIHKVPSFLHGIDKHKGCFDPMMVSIGPYHHGKKELEEEEKLKASIAKEFIDKDIEKLDWFEEVARNARLCYDVDDDNNNNDDDKFMRMMFLDGCFILHIIWCLGKNKLNETKLRTHHLAFVLGDLFLLENQLPFLVLQALMYFKGSISDWEDCIQKFVTNSQLNLDGASHLTSFKINDRHPHLLHLLHKVLAAGGEKIEFRKMRHTFRSAIELKTGGIKFKQSESGRLKDVELKVHRCYADLFLPQLVIDDLAKAKLLNLVAYEACPNGPTDDSIVTSYICFLDALIDHAEDVKKLRSKQILINLLGSDQEVADLFNELAMKLVPSPSKYTTVMDQIEDCYTSKRFKWACEIRSTHFSSPLTAVASIIAAVIIILTFAQAYFAVFPRGGSNENRRTPKSSRKIHYS, via the coding sequence ATGGCTAGCATGAATGCAAGAGCTTCTATTAGCATTGAGAGGTCAGAGAAAAGAAAGGTTATCATGGAAAATCCAAATGAAGCTAGCAGAGGCAGTAGTAGTACCGCACCTGCCATTATAGTTGATGAGCGTGAAAGATCTACTGTGGTCATGGAGAGACCTCCAAAGTGGCTGCTGCCGATACTAATTGAGCTAGAAACCCATCAATTTGAAACAAAGGAGCATATACATAAGGTTCCATCATTCCTGCATGGCATTGACAAACACAAAGGCTGCTTTGATCCCATGATGGTCTCTATTGGTCCTTACCACCATGGGAAAAAAGAGCtcgaagaagaggagaagctCAAGGCTTCAATAGCAAAGGAGTTCATCGACAAAGACATTGAAAAATTAGATTGGTTTGAGGAAGTGGCTCGCAATGCAAGGTTGTGTTATGACGTCGAcgacgacaacaacaacaacgacgATGATAAATTCATGCGCATGATGTTCCTGGACGGTTGTTTCATTCTTCATATCATTTGGTGTCTGGGTAAGAATAAGCTCAATGAAACGAAGCTGAGGACTCATCACCTAGCCTTCGTTTTAGGGGACTTGTTCTTGCTGGAGAACCAACTGCCCTTTCTAGTTCTTCAGGCCTTAATGTACTTCAAAGGCAGCATAAGTGACTGGGAAGATTGCATCCAAAAATTTGTAACAAATAGTCAACTTAACCTCGACGGCGCCAGCCACTTGACATCTTTCAAGATAAATGATAGACATCCTCACCTCCTTCACCTACTCCACAAGGTGCTCGCTGCTGGTGGAGAAAAGATTGAATTTCGAAAAATGCGGCATACGTTCCGTTCGGCCATTGAGCTAAAAACAGGAGGGATCAAGTTCAAGCAAAGTGAAAGTGGAAGGTTAAAAGATGTTGAATTAAAAGTTCATCGCTGTTATGCAGACTTGTTTCTTCCTCAACTTGTTATTGATGACTTAGCCAAAGCCAAATTGTTGAACTTGGTAGCATATGAAGCATGCCCTAATGGCCCAACTGACGACTCTATAGTCACTTCATACATTTGTTTCCTGGATGCACTCATTGATCATGCTGAAGATGTGAAAAAGCTGCGGTCAAAGCAAATACTCATCAATCTCCTTGGCAGCGACCAAGAAGTGGCTGATCTCTTCAATGAATTGGCAATGAAATTGGTGCCAAGCCCAAGTAAATATACTACTGTTATGGACCAAATTGAGGATTGCTACACGTCCAAGAGGTTTAAATGGGCATGTGAAATTAGGAGCACACATTTCAGTAGCCCCTTGACCGCAGTTGCGTCCATTATTGCAGCAGTAATTATCATTCTCACCTTTGCGCAGGCTTACTTTGCTGTATTCCCAAGAGGAGGAAGCAATGAGAATCGGAGAACTCCAAAATCTTCGAGGAAAATTCATTACAGCTGA